The Candidatus Polarisedimenticolaceae bacterium DNA window CGCCGATCCTCGACCTCAAGTACGGGCGTCGCCTCGGGATGGCTCCGACGGCGCACGCGTTGTCGATGGAGGCGGTCGCCTTCACCGCGGCGTCGGAGGTGCCGTACGAGGAGGCCGAGCGGGAGGCGGTCGCGCTGATCCTGAGCGTTCTCGGCGTGCACACCCAGGACACCGCCAGCGGCGATTTCTCGCTGTCGGCTCCGCAGGCATGGTCACGGAAGGGCGGGCGCGTGAAGGCCACGATCTCCGGGAACCTGTTCGCGCTCCTGCGTGATCCGGGGACGACGCTCGTCCGGTTCGAGGACGAGACGACGCCGGGGCTTCTCGTGACCTGCCGGATCGATCCGAGGTAGGCGCGTCCCTATCCCCCGGGACGTCCGCTTTCGATCGCCGCGGCGAGCTCCTCCGGCCGTTGCGAGCCGATCAGCAGGAGCGTGCCGTCCCGCAGCTCCAGCTCGACGCCCCGATCCCCGCTGACGTTGTAGGCCCAGCCCTTCGCCCCGATCCGGATCCCCCACCCTCCGTAGTCCCGGATCGGCCGGTACGTCACCGCACGCGCCGCGCGGACATCCCGGAGATCGACGATCCGCGGCTTCCCGTGGAACGGGAAGAACCGGTAGGTCAGCGTCGCGCCCTGGACTTCCACCCGCAGCCATGGGACGAGAAAGCTCACCGCGACGGTGACGCTCACCACGATGAGACTCCCTCCTGTGACCCTCGAGGGAGCGCTCCGCGCGGCAATCAACATCACCACGCCGATCAGGCCGGGGATGGCACCGAGGAGCATCCCCACACGACCCAGCGAGGACGAGCGGAAGGTCTGCGTCTCGACGAACGGCGCCATCGGGATCCTCCGACTCCTTGCCGGCGATCCTAGCTCCGGTATCCTCCCCTCCGTGCTTGACGATCGTCAGCCCGCCCGCCGCTCCGACCCCGTCGAACGGGCCGTGCGGACCTGCCCGAACTGCGGGAAGGAGCTCGCCGAGCGGAAGTGCAAGCTCTACTGCCCGGATCCCGCCTGCGGGTACTACCTGAGCTGCGCGGACTACTACTGACCCTCGCTTGACAGGTCCCCCGGGCCATCCCACAAGACCCCTCGTCGCGGCGCGGTTTTCCGCGAGACGGGAGGTGTGCGGATGCGAGCCGATCGGTTCACCCTGAAAGCCCAGGAAGCCCTGCAGGAGGCGCAGGCTTCCGCGGCCGGCTCCGGCCACGCCGAAGTCCGCCCGCTCCATCTCCTCGTCGCCGTCGCCCGCCAGAAGGAAGGAATCGTCGGCCCGATCCTGGAGAAGCTCGGGGCCGACCCGCGAGCCGTCGCCTCGGCGGCGGAGGAACGGCTCGAGTCCCTCCCCCGCGTGCAGGGACAGCCCGACACGCACGTCTCCCGGGCGCTCGCGGAGGTCCTGACGACCGCCGAGGCCGCCGCCAAGGAGTTCGGCGACGAGTACCTCTCGACCGAGCACCTCCTCCTCGCCATGGTCCGCGGAACCGGCGAGGCGGCCGAGATCCTGAAGAAGCTCGGGGCGACCCCCGACAACGTGCTGCACGCCCTGCGCGCCGTGCGCGGGTCGAGCCGCGTCACCGACCAGAACCCCGAGGACAAGTACCAGGCGCTTCGGAAGTACGCGCGCAACCTGACCGATCTGGCGAGGCGCGGGAAGATCGACCCCGTGATCGGCCGCGACGACGAGATCCGCCGCACGCTGCAGATCCTCGGCCGGCGAACGAAGAACAATCCGGTGCTCGTGGGCGACCCGGGCGTCGGGAAAACCGCGATCGTCGAGGGGATCGCCAAGCGCATCGCCGACGGCGACGTCGCGGAGTCGTTGCGCGACAAGGACGTCGTCGCCCTCGACCTCGGGGCCCTGATCGCGGGCTCGAAGTACCGCGGCGAGTTCGAGGACCGGCTCAAGGCCGTGCTCAAGGAAATCCAGGACGCCGACGGGCGCGTGATCCTCTTCATCGACGAGCTGCACACCCTCGTCGGGGCCGGCGCCGCCGAAGGGGCGGTCGACGCGGCGAACCTCCTGAAGCCCGCGCTCGCGCGCGGCGAGCTGCGCTGCATCGGCGCGACGACCCTCAACGAATACCGCAAGCACATCGAGAAGGACGCGGCGCTCGAGCGACGGTTCCAGCCGGTGATGGTGGGCGAGCCCTCCGTCGAGGACACGATCTCCATCCTCCGGGGACTGCGCGAGCGGTACGAGACCCACCACTCCGTGAAGATCCAGGACGCGGCGCTCGTCGCGGCGGCGACCCTGTCGCACCGCTACATCGCCGACCGGTTCCTCCCCGACAAGGCCATCGACCTCGTGGACGAGGCGGCGGCGCGCCTGAAGATGGAGATCGAGTCGGTCCCGACCGAGGTGGACGAGGTCCAGCGCCAGGTCACCCGCCTCGAGATCGAGCGGCAGGCGTTGAAGCGAGAGACCGACGCCCCTTCGGCGGAGCGCCGCGACAGGCTCGAGGGCGAGCTCGCCGACCTCCAGGAGCGGCTGAAGGGGCTGAAGGCCCGCTGGTCGTCCGAGAAGGAGGCGATCGGCCGGATCGGCGCGCTGAAGAAGAAGATCGAGGAGACGCGGATCGAGGCCGAACGCGCGGAGAAGGAGTCCGTACTCGACCGCGCGGCGGAGCTGCGTTACGGGATCGTCCCGAAACTCGAGCACGAGCTCGCGGACGAGAATGCGAAGCTCGCCGACCTCCAGCGGGACGGCGCGATGCTCAAGGAAGAGGTCGGGGAGGAAGACATCGCCGCGGTCGTGTCGAAATGGACCGGGATTCCGGTGGCGAGGATGCTCGAGGGGGAGGCGACGAAACTCGTCCACCTCGAGGACGAGCTGCACCGCCGGGTCGTCGGCCAGGACGAGGCGGTCGCCGCGGTCTCAACCGCCGTCCGCCGGGCGCGGGCGGGCCTCAAGGACCCCGATCGGCCGATCGGCTCGTTCCTGTTCCTCGGACCGACGGGGGTCGGAAAGACCGAGCTGGCCCGGGCGCTCGCGGCGAACCTGTTCGACGACGAGAAGGCGATGATCCGCCTGGACATGAGCGAGTACCAGGAGCGCCACACGGTCGCTCGGATGATCGGGGCCCCTCCCGGGTACGTCGGCCACGACGAAGGGGGCCAGCTCACCGAGGCGGTCCGGCGCAGGCCGTACACGGTGGTCCTGCTCGACGAGATCGAGAAGGCGCACGCCGAGGTCTTCAACGTGCTGCTGCAGGTCCTCGACGACGGGCGGCTCACCGACGGGAAGGGGCGCACGGTCGACTTCCGCAACACGATCGTGATCATGACCTCGAACCTCGGGTCGGACCTGATCCTCGAGCGCACCGGGGAGCGGCCGAACCTGCTCAAGGCCGAGCTCGAGGGGATGCTGCGCCGTTCCTTCCGGCCCGAGTTCCTGAACCGGATCGACGACGTGATCGTCTTCGGGTCGCTGACCCCGGACGACCTCCTGAAGATCGTCGACCTGCAGCTCGAGCGGCTGCGGGCGATCCTCGCCCCGCGCCGGATCGAGCTGGAGGTGACTCCGCAGGCCAAGCAGCGCCTGGCGGAGGCCGGTTACGACCCCGCCTACGGGGCGCGGCCGCTAAAGCGGACGATCCAGAAAATGATCCAGGACCCCCTGGCCCTGAAGCTCCTCGAAGGGTCGATCGCGCAGGGAAACGTCGTCGTCGCGGAGTCGAACGGCCAAGGGATCACCCTGACGGCTGGCGGCGTGACCGTACAATAAGCGGTCGGGTCGTCCGTTTCGCGACCCGGGGAGCGCGCGATGGCGATCCAGCGCTGGGATCCGGTCCGGGATCTGGTTCAGCTCCAGGAGCGGTTCAACCGCCTGTTCGACGACGTGCTCGCGCGTTCGGGAGCGGTGCGCGAGGCGGAGTCGGCGGCGCGCACCGGCTGGAGGCCGTCGACCGACGTGTTCGAGGAGCCCGCGCGGTACGTCGTGCGCGTCGACCTCCCGGGCGTCCCTCCGTCGGACGTCGAGATCGAGGTCGAGGAGACCGCACTGCACGTCCGCGGGGAGCGCCGGATGGACCTCGGGGTCCCGCGCGACGCGTACCTGCGCTCCGAACGGCCGCAGGGAGGGTTCGGCGTCAGCCTGCAGATCCCGGCGTCGGTCGATCGTGCGAGGATCGAGGCGGCCCACCGGGACGGGGTCCTGGAGATCGTCCTTCCCAAGCGGAAGGACGAGGGGCCGGCGCGGGTGAAGGTCGACGTCAAGTGATGCGGTGAAGGAAGGCATGAACGACACCAACGAGAAGGACGAGCCGACGATCAAGGTCGAGGACCGGCGTTTCTGGGCCCGGGGCGAGACCGACGAGCCCGAAACGCCTCCCGCGGCGAACCCCGAGCTCGAGGCCGCCCTCGCCCGCGCGGAGGCCGCCGAGAAGCGCCTGTACGACCTGAGCGCGGCGGTCACGCAGATGCGTCAGGAGCAGGAGGCGATGCGCCAGCGTGTCGAGCGCGACCTCGACCGGCGCGTCGCCGGCAAGTTCGGCGACGTCGTCGAGGGGGTCCTTCAGGCGCTCGACGACCTCGACCTCGCGATCGAGCACGCGAAGGGGAACCCCGCCGCGGAGGCCTTCGCGCACGGCGCCGCCATCGCGCGGGACCGGTTCGTCGCCGCCCTGCAGCGCGGCGGCGTCGAGCGTATGGACCTGGACGGCACGGAGTTCGACCCGAACGTCGCCGAGGCGCTCGCCGCCGAGCCGGTGGAGGACCCGTCGAAGCATCACACGGTCCTCCGGACGATGCGACCCGGGTACCGGCTCGGCGATCGGGTCCTGCGCGCGGCCCGCGTGATCGTGGGTCGCGCGTGAGTCGCTTCGGGCTTTACGTCCGCTTCACACGCCCGTTCACCCTGATGCCTCCGCTTCTGGGGGTGGTCTCCGGCGCGATCACCGCATGGGGATCGGCGTCGAACCCCCACGTCCTCGCGGGTCTCCCCCGCCAGTGGACCTGGAGCATCGTCTCGACGATCGTCCTCGGCTCGTTGTGCGCCGCGCTCCTCAACGCCGCCTCGAACGTCATCAACCAGGTCTACGACCTCGAGAACGACCGAATCAACAAGCCCGAGCGGCCGCTTTGCACCGGGGAGATCTCCGTGCGCGCGGCGTGGTGGTACTCGGTCGCGCTCTACGTCGTCGCCGTGCTCCCGACGTGGCTCGTCGTGATCTGGCCCGCGCGGACGCTCGCCGAGAAGGCGGCCGCCGAGCTCCATCTGCACCAGTGTTTCTTCATCTACATCGCCGGGATGATCTTCACGTTCATCTACAGCGCGCCGGCGTGGGGTCGGACGAAGGCGAACGCGTTCCTCGCGAACCTCACGATCGCGATCCCGCGCGGTTGCCTGCTGAAGGTCGCCGGCTGGTCGATGGTCGCGTCGGTCTTCCACGTCGAGCCGTGGTTCATCGGGACGATCTTCTTCCTCTTCCTGATCGGCGCCGCGACGACCAAGGACTTCTCGGACATGAAGGGGGACGAGGCGGCCGGCTGCCGGACCCTTCCCATCCGCTACGGCGTGCGGAACGCGGCCCGGATGATCGCGCCGTTCTTCGTCTTCCCGTGGCTGCTGATCCCGATCGGGGCGTTCGTGCCCGATCCGTTCTGGCCCGACCACACGATCCTGACGGGAAACAAGGGGATGCTCGTGGCCCTGGGCGCGCTCCTGTCGGTCTGGGGGGCCTACACCGTCTACCTGATCCTGAAGAACCCGGACGACCTGGCCACGACCGAGAACCACCCGTCGTGGACGCACATGTACCTGATGATGATGGCGGCGCAGGTCGGGTTCGCCCTGGCGTACCTCGTCTAACCGGCCAGCCCCGCCAGCGCCAGCGCCACGAGACCGCCGACCACGGTGTTGGTGAAGTTGACGATCTCGTTGTCGATCAACTTGACCTTCTCGAAGGTGGCGCCGAGGAACGACTCGAGCGTCGTGCCCACGAACGCCGCCACCGCGACGATCCCGACCCCGGGCCCGTCGATGAGCCCGGTCGCCCACGCGACCGCTCCCACGACGAGCGAGCCGGCGATGCCGGCGAGCGTCCCCTCGAGCGAGACGGCGCCGTCGGTCCCCGCCTTCACCCGCTCGAGGGTCGTCACGAGGAAATGCCGCTTCCCGTACGCCTGCCCGATCTCGGAGGCGACGGTGTCCGAGGCCTTCGTCGCGAAGGCGGCGACGAGGGCGAGGAGGAATCCCTCGGGCCGGCCCGTCGCGACGGCGAGGAACGCGAACGCGAGACCCGCCGTCGTGTTCGCGAGGGCGTGTTTGGCGCTGCGCCGGCCGCCTTTCTCCTGGGCAATCCCGAGCGCCGCTTTCCTGGCGTAGCCGAGCTTCGTGCAGGCGGTCCCGAGCACGAAGAACGTGAAGAGCATCAGGAAGCCGCGCCAGCCCGAGAAGCCGTAGAGGAGCGTGCCGAGCATCCACCCCACGATCGCTCCGGAGGTGCCGACCCCGCGCGCGGCGAAAGCCGCGACCGCGAGGACGGCGTTGACGCCGGCGCCGACGAGCAGGTCGCGCGACATCGTGGGCCACGCGTCGACGAGGGCCTGCGGCTCGACGAAGGTCGCGGCCAGAAGCGTCGCCCCGCCCACGACGGGGACCAGGATGTTGTCGTCGATCCCGGTGCGCAGCGACTCCGCGACCCCCGCCGCGAGCGCCGCGGCGAAACACCCGCCCAGCAGCAGGATCGGATCCCAGTGCGGCTGCGCCGCGTCGAGGAACGACGCGCCGATCCACGTGACGGGCCGGCCGGCGGCGCCGTCGAGGGCGCCGTGCTGGACCCATCGCAGAAGCCACGCCGAGGTCGCGCCGCCCCAGAGAACGAAGGCGACGAACCCCGCCCAGGACTTGCCGGGGTTCCAGGGCAGTTTCGGCCCTCGCAGGATCGTCCCGGCGACCGCCGCCATCCCGTCGCCGAAGGCGATGAGCGCCCAGACGGCGGCGGCGAGCTCGAGCCTGTCGCGGAACACGACGAGCAACGCGAGCACGGCGGCGGGGTACAGGGCGATGCCGAGGGAGTACCCGCGGTCGCGCTCTCCCTCGCGCAGGAGCGCGCGTTTCGTCAGGCGATGGAGCAGGAACAGGTTGAACGTCAGCGCGACGAGCGCGCAGAGCATCGCCTGACCGGGCGTGAGCCAGCGCAGCAGCAGGGCGAAGCCGCCCATCGCGACGTGAACGGCCTTGCGGACGAGCTCCGTCCTCGATCCCGACACCGCATCCCCCCGTCCGGCGCGTCAGCTCCGCGGAAGCGCCCCGGTCTCGCGCAGCCACGCCACCGTGCGCGCCACGCCGTCCTCGAGCGGGCGCGCAACATACCCCAGCTCCCGGATCGCGCGCTCCGAACGGTACGCCCATTCGTGGCGGTAGATCTCGACTTCGCGCTCGGTGAGCTGCGGCTGGATTCCGAACCACGTCGCGCCGAGGCGCTGGAGCCTTCCGATCCCCGACGCCACGCCGTAGGGAATCTTGACCCTGGGGGGAGCGATCCCCGTCTCCCGGGCGAAGAGCGCGAACAGGTCGTTGAGCGTCCGGTTGTCGCCGCCCAGGACGTACGCCGACCCGGCGGCGGCTCGCTCGGTCGCCGCGACCACCCCGTGGGCGACGTCCTCGACGAACGCGAAGCACCAGCGACGATCGCCGGGGCCGAGCATCCCCGGGAGCTTCCCGCGCGCGTGCTGCAGGAGCGTGGCGACGACGTGGTTCCCCTCGGTCAGCGCCCCGGGGCCGTAGATCACGCCGGGATAGAGCCGGACGACGGGAAGCCCCGCCCCCGCCGCTTCGCGGGCGAGCCGGTCCGCGGCGAGCTTGGTGCGCTCGTAGTCGTTGAAAGGGCCGAGCGCGGGGCGGGGCGTGTCCTCGTCGAACTCGGTCCCGTCCGTGGGCCCGAGGGCGAAGAACGACGACACGTAGACGAGCTTCGCCCCGGTGGCCCGCGACGCGTCGAGGGCGCTCGAGAACCCTCCGACGTTCACGCGATCGAACTGCGACGCATCCCGCACCCAGACCTTGACCAGCGCCGCGGCGTGCACGATCGCGTCGCACCCGTCCGCGGCCTTCCGGAACGCGGCGGCATCGGTCGCGTCGCCGACGGCGGTCTCCGCCTCCGACGGTCGCGACGTCCAGCGCGACGGCTCGCGCACGAATCCACGCACCCGGTGCCCGGACGCCGCGAGCGCGGTCGCGACGCGCCCTCCCAGAAAGCCGGTGACCCCCGAAACCAGGATTCTCACTGTTGCGTCCCCCGCCAGTCGATCAGCTTGCCGATGCCGCGCAGGTCGATCGTGAAACGGAAATCGCGTCGCTCCGCACCCGTGAAGTCGCGCTTCAGGTACTCGGCCAGGAAGCCGCAGCACTGCAGGTAGTACTCGAGGCGCCACACCTGCTCGGGGATCTTCGTCTCCCCGGCTGGAGCGTCCGGGTTGAAGGTCCCCTCCACGTCGAATCGCACGCGGCCGTCCCAGAGCGTCGCCCCGGTCGCCAGGCGCATCTGCGTCGAATCGGCGGCACCCACCGCGAGGCCGGGGGTGCTCGTCAGCGTGAACGAACCCCGGAACGCGTCGCTCCGGTACGCGCCGGACAAGGAGAGGCTCCGGAGGCGGTCGTAGAGGATGTCGTACGAGGTGCGAAGGTCGAGACTCACGTTGGGGAGCGGGTTCAGCCGGCCGCTGAGCGCAACCGGCGAGCGACGCGACACCGACTCGTTGGAGCCGTCGCGATCGAGGTCGGCGAAGCTCAGGTCGTTGAGGAACGACCGGGTTTGCGAGATCTCCACGCTGGCGATCTCGACCGGCTCCTGCGGCGGCGGAGGCTCGGTCGCCGGCTGGAGCGCCTGCGCGGATTCGGAGGGGGGCGCGGCGGTATCGCTGGCCTCCCGCACGGGGCCCCCGGAGACGTCCGGAACGAGGATGCGCTCGCCTTCGTCCACCGGGGCCGGCGGACGGGAGCGGGGGCGCTGCGCGAACAGGCGCGAGCGCACGCCGTAGCTCACCTGGTCCAACGCCCCGATGAGACGATCGACCTCGTCGTAGACGAGGATCTCGGCGGAGCGATCGAAGGTCTCCTGGTGCGCGTACGTGACCCGCGGCTCGATGGTGTGTTTGTAGCGTTTGGAGAACTTCCCGCCCGGCTTTTCGATGATGCGGAACAGCTTCGGCCCGACGAGCTCGATGCCGCCCCCCGCGACGAATCGCGACAGGCCGGTGTCGAGGACCTCGATCGGATCGTCGGCGTCGGTCGGCGGCGTCTGGCTCTGCGTCCAGTGCGTCATGCGGATGTTGACGCTCGGGTTGATGTCGAGCCAGGGAAAAGGCGAGAAAGGGGCCGAGAGGGTCGGGAACAGGTCGCCGCGACGGTAGTCGGCGTCGATCCGGTCCGATCGCTGCTGGATGCTCGCGACCGAGGCCTCGTAGGTGAAATAGAGCGGCGTCCGCCCGAGCCTTCGGCTCCTGCCGCGCCATTCGATCTCCGGGAACGTCTGCTGGACCTTGCTCGTCTCGACGCAGACGACCCCGTCGCACTCCTGGAACAGCTGCTCGCGGCGCAGCTCGCGCACGTTGATGCTGGTCCACGCGCCGTTGCGGGAGAACTCCAGGCGCCCCAGGATCGTCGGCGACGACACGAGGTTGATCGAGCTCTCGTAGTCGTTGTAGAAGTCGAAGTCGCTGATCTGGTTGACGTCCGCGACCATGCGGAAGCCGTTGAGGAAGGTCTGCGTCTGCTGGTAGCTCCACTTCCACCGCGCCTCGCCGGAGACCTGGTCGTCGATGTAGAACCCGGCGACGTCGAGGTCCCCGGAGGGGTTCGGCTTCGCGCGGAACCTCCCGCCCCCTCCGAACCCGGCCCGGGTGTAGTACTCGCCCGTGAGCGTCAGGTCGGCGCTGTCGCCCAACGGGATGAACAGCGACTGGCGGTAGACGTTTCCCCGATTGAGCGTCGATCCGAAGTCCGGGAACAGCAACCCCGCGGCGCGATCGCTCTTCACGGGCCAGAGGAAATACGGGAGGTAGACGAGCGGGAGTTGCTTGGCGCGGAACCGGACGTTGCGCATCCGCGCGTAGCGCTCGAGCCGGACGTCGGCGTGGGAGATCGCGATCGACCAGTAGGGGGTCGGCTGCGTGCAGGTCGAGATCACCGCCGTCTCGAGCAGGACGCGGTCTTCCCCTTTCTTGGTCACCCGGCGCGCGGTGAAGAAGAACTCGGCGCGCCCGGCGTTCGACTCGGGAACGAACTGGCCGCTCGCGTCGTCGATCGTGCCGTCTCCGGACTCGAGGTCGTAGTCGAGGCGGGCGCCGGCGATCCGGTTGCGCTGCCACACCACGAGGACGTTCCCCTCGCCGACCGCGTTCTTCCCCGCGACGCGGATGCGATCGGCCTGGACCCGCGTTCCGTTCTCCTTCACGGTGATCGTGACGTCCCCTTCGGCCTCGTAGCTCCGGTCGGCGCTTTCCCGGATCGAGCGCGCGCAGAGGTCGACCCCTCCTTCGAGGGTGACCCGGGCGAACGCCGCGGGACACGCAGGTTCGAGCGCCGTGGCCTGCGCCCGCACGACGTCGGCCGCGGCGAGGACCGCGCCGAGCGCCAGGACCAGCCGGAGCGCCCGGGCCATCAGAACTGGTCCAGATACGGGAGGAACGCGGCCTCGGCATCGAGCAGGTCCGCGGTCGGGGAGGTCGCGTCCAGCGCCCGGAGCATCGGGACGGCGCGCATCCTCGCGACCTGGCGCAGCCCCCATTCGGGAACGAGGGCCGCCTGGGAGCGGGGGATCCAGCCGAAGACCCTGCGCAGCCCGCGCGCGCGCGCTTCGGCCGCGGCAACGCGCAGCAGCTGGGCGAGGGTGTCCGGATCCGCGTCCACCGCACCCGCCTCCCGGAGTTCCCACTCCCCCTCGCCCTCGACGGCCACGACGTACCCCGCGAAACGTCCGTCCCGTGTCGCCACGCGGTACCGGCGGCTGAGGTCCGAACCGTCGAACCGCGCGAAGTACGAGCGCGCGCGTTCCAGCAGGAACCGCCAGTGCGCGAGATCGCGCAGGACCGCGATCGGCCGCGTGGCGCACCACGCGTCGTGCGCCTCCGCCACTGCGGGAAGGTCCTCCGGCAGCATGGGCCTGAGCGACCAGCCGACCAGTCCCCTCGGGGCGCGGGCGAGGGTGCCGTGCGCCTCCTCGGCGGGGAGCTCCCGGAAACCGAGCGAGGCGTAATAGCCGGTTCCGATGTCCGAGAAGAGCATCGCCGGTCCGTCGCCCGCGGCGGCGGCCTCCTCGAGGACACGCATCAGCATCGCGGCCGCGTGCCCCCGGCGGCGACGCGCCCGGGGGGTGAAGACGGCACCGATCGCACAGGCCCGACGGGTCCGCCCCCGCAGGCGCACGCGCGGGCGGTACAACTTCATGCTCGACAGGATGGGACCGTCCCCTTCCGTCCAGACGAGGAACCGGAGGTGGTCCCGGCCCCAAGCGGTGCGCCGCAGGTCCTCCCAAAGGCCGTGATAACCGGTGAAGTCGAGACCCGCGCCCCACAGCGCGTGCGACTCTTCATAGACGGCTTCGATCTGGTCGGAGCGGGCGACGTTGAGGGTCGGCACCCGCCTAGTTTACTCGGCGCCCTCGCGGGGGCACCGGCAACGGGAAAGTCGCCGATTGCACGCGAAGCAGTAGCCGTGACGCTCGAAGTACTCGACCATCTCCTGCTGCCACGCGTCGAGGATCGACAGCCGGTCCAGGACGGTCAATTGTCCGGACACGCTGGTGTCGCCCAGCCAGCCGCGCATGTTCGACAGGGAATCGTGGTACGCCTGCCGGAGCCGGAAGATCTCGGGATCGAGTTCGATCACGGCGTCAATGTACCGAGAGGCGCGCCGCGGCTCCAGACATTTCGCGGACCCGTGCGGCCCCGGTGCAGCGGCCACGCCGACTGTGGATTACCTGTGGAAACCGGCGCGAAACGGAAGATCCCCCCTGTGGACGGCCTGTGGATACGAAACCACGGCGAAGGCATCAACCCCTTATCTAGCAAGGGCTTGGAGGGGTGCTTGCGTTATGCACATGCGCATGTCGCGGCCGCCGAACGGGGCCCAGGACGTTTTCCACAACAAAAAGGCCGGGGCGTGAGCCCCGGCCTTCGTTGCAGTCGATGGGTCGTGGGGTTACCCCAGGAACTCGCGCAGGTCCTTGCACTCCTGAGCCTGCTGGATCTTCTTCAGCGCCGTGGCTTCGATCTGCCGCACCCGCTCGCGGCTGAGGCCCATCACGCGGCCGATCTCCTCGAGCGTGAACGGCATGTCGCGTCCGATGCCGAAGCGAAGGCGGATGATCTCGATCTCCCGCGGGTTCAGCACGCGCAGCGTCGCCTCGATCTTCTCGCGGAGCTCCCGATCGACCGTCTTCTCGAGGGGAGACGGGGCGTTCGGGTCGGCGACGAAGCGAAGCAGGCTCGGCGCGTCGTCGTCCGCGGAGAGCTCGTCGAGCGCCTGCGGCTCCTGGACGACGCCGAGGATCTCCTCGACCTTCGCGACCGGCATCCGGAGCTTCTTCGCGATCTCCGGCGGGGTCGGCTTGCGGCCGAGAGTCTCGCCGAGCTCCCGGCTGACGCGGGCGATCTTCTTGATCTTCTCGTTGACGTGCACCGGAATGCGGATGATCCGCGCCTTGTCCGCGATCGCCCGCTCGATGGCCTGCTTGATCCACCAGTACGCGTACGTCGAGAACTTGTTGCCGCGCTCGTATTCGAACTTCTCGACGGCCTTCATCAGGCCGATGTTCCCCTCCTGGATCAGGTCCATGAAGGAGATCCCGTGGTTCAGGTACTTCTTGGCGATGTGGACCACGAGGCGGAGGTTCGCCAGGATCAGCGCGTCACGGGCATGGTCGACGTGGCGCTTGTGCTCGCGCCCCTCGCGCAGGACCAGCGAGACCTTGGGCTCGCGGTGCTCCCGCTCGTACCGGACGAGCCGGCCCCAGAAGGTCTCGAGGTCGTCGAGCGGCCACTCGCGCCCGCGCTTGGGACCGTCCTGGTCCCCTTCGAGCACGTAGTCCCGGACGTGTACGGGGAGCTTCACCGCGAGCTTCGCGAGCCCCTCACGCCCCTCCTGAAGCTCACGCGCCAGGGCGACTTCCTTGTGCTCGTCGATGAGCGGGGTCGCACCCATCTCCCGCAGGTAGATCGGGAGGATCGCCGCCGTCGGACGATCGGTTTCGGTCGCCGGAGCGTTCTTCCGCCGGCGGGCGGCCCTCTGCGCGGCCTCGATCTCGGCCTGCGCCTCGGCCACCGCGTCCGCGGCGTTCGGGTCGAACTCGACCATCTCGTCCAGTGTCATCTTGCGCGCCATGAACTCTCCGAAAGAAAAATACCGATTCGGGACTCCAAACCAATGAAAGATCCGCGCCAGCCCGGTCCACGGGCGAACCACGTCCAACGGTGTCGGAAAAACGGCGCGAACGTGATGGAATTCCCGAACTCCCCCGTGCCGCGTCGATGTCGCTGTCACCGCATCGCGCGCAATTAACCACTCCAAGTTGGCCGAGTTACAGCGCTCGCGCGAAAAGTGCGCCGTTGTGACGTGTCCCGTTCCCTCCACGTGTGCTACGGTGCGCCGTTTCCCGAGGAACGGATGCGTACCGTCCGCGTGGCCTTGGCCCAGATCGCCCCGAAACTCGGGGACCTTCCAGCGAATCTCGCCCTCCATCTCGACTTCGTGCGCAGGGCCCGCCGTGAACGGGCGCAACTCGTGGTGTTTCCGGAGCTTTCCCTCACGGGGTACCTCCTCCGGGACCAGGTTCCGGAGGTGGCGGTGCGGCTCGACGACCGTCGCCTCACCCCGCTCCTCAAGGCCTCGAACGGAGTCGACATCCTCTTCGGCGGCGTGGAGGAGGCAGATGGGCACCGGTTCCACAACGCCGCCGTGTACCTCTCGAAGGGACGGGTCGTCC harbors:
- a CDS encoding Hsp20/alpha crystallin family protein, whose amino-acid sequence is MAIQRWDPVRDLVQLQERFNRLFDDVLARSGAVREAESAARTGWRPSTDVFEEPARYVVRVDLPGVPPSDVEIEVEETALHVRGERRMDLGVPRDAYLRSERPQGGFGVSLQIPASVDRARIEAAHRDGVLEIVLPKRKDEGPARVKVDVK
- a CDS encoding UbiA family prenyltransferase; the encoded protein is MSRFGLYVRFTRPFTLMPPLLGVVSGAITAWGSASNPHVLAGLPRQWTWSIVSTIVLGSLCAALLNAASNVINQVYDLENDRINKPERPLCTGEISVRAAWWYSVALYVVAVLPTWLVVIWPARTLAEKAAAELHLHQCFFIYIAGMIFTFIYSAPAWGRTKANAFLANLTIAIPRGCLLKVAGWSMVASVFHVEPWFIGTIFFLFLIGAATTKDFSDMKGDEAAGCRTLPIRYGVRNAARMIAPFFVFPWLLIPIGAFVPDPFWPDHTILTGNKGMLVALGALLSVWGAYTVYLILKNPDDLATTENHPSWTHMYLMMMAAQVGFALAYLV
- the clpB gene encoding ATP-dependent chaperone ClpB; translation: MRADRFTLKAQEALQEAQASAAGSGHAEVRPLHLLVAVARQKEGIVGPILEKLGADPRAVASAAEERLESLPRVQGQPDTHVSRALAEVLTTAEAAAKEFGDEYLSTEHLLLAMVRGTGEAAEILKKLGATPDNVLHALRAVRGSSRVTDQNPEDKYQALRKYARNLTDLARRGKIDPVIGRDDEIRRTLQILGRRTKNNPVLVGDPGVGKTAIVEGIAKRIADGDVAESLRDKDVVALDLGALIAGSKYRGEFEDRLKAVLKEIQDADGRVILFIDELHTLVGAGAAEGAVDAANLLKPALARGELRCIGATTLNEYRKHIEKDAALERRFQPVMVGEPSVEDTISILRGLRERYETHHSVKIQDAALVAAATLSHRYIADRFLPDKAIDLVDEAAARLKMEIESVPTEVDEVQRQVTRLEIERQALKRETDAPSAERRDRLEGELADLQERLKGLKARWSSEKEAIGRIGALKKKIEETRIEAERAEKESVLDRAAELRYGIVPKLEHELADENAKLADLQRDGAMLKEEVGEEDIAAVVSKWTGIPVARMLEGEATKLVHLEDELHRRVVGQDEAVAAVSTAVRRARAGLKDPDRPIGSFLFLGPTGVGKTELARALAANLFDDEKAMIRLDMSEYQERHTVARMIGAPPGYVGHDEGGQLTEAVRRRPYTVVLLDEIEKAHAEVFNVLLQVLDDGRLTDGKGRTVDFRNTIVIMTSNLGSDLILERTGERPNLLKAELEGMLRRSFRPEFLNRIDDVIVFGSLTPDDLLKIVDLQLERLRAILAPRRIELEVTPQAKQRLAEAGYDPAYGARPLKRTIQKMIQDPLALKLLEGSIAQGNVVVAESNGQGITLTAGGVTVQ
- the grpE gene encoding nucleotide exchange factor GrpE; translated protein: MNDTNEKDEPTIKVEDRRFWARGETDEPETPPAANPELEAALARAEAAEKRLYDLSAAVTQMRQEQEAMRQRVERDLDRRVAGKFGDVVEGVLQALDDLDLAIEHAKGNPAAEAFAHGAAIARDRFVAALQRGGVERMDLDGTEFDPNVAEALAAEPVEDPSKHHTVLRTMRPGYRLGDRVLRAARVIVGRA